One stretch of Janibacter limosus DNA includes these proteins:
- a CDS encoding ABC transporter ATP-binding protein → MSAPCLLLEDVTRIHGEGATSVPALAGVSLSVHPGELVAVMGPSGSGKSTLLNLAGGLDRATSGRVVIEGQEINSLTPRELAALRRRHVGFVFQDYNLIPALTAAENVALPLELDGQRVRAARRSAVESLELMGLADLVDRYPDQLSGGQQQRVAFARALVGGRRLVLADEPTGALDTHTGEEVLRVLRERCDAGTGGLLVTHEARHAAWADRVVFLRDGIVVDTTGDPSDAEDLLETEQVR, encoded by the coding sequence GTGAGCGCGCCCTGCCTGCTCCTCGAGGACGTCACCCGGATCCACGGCGAGGGGGCGACGTCGGTCCCCGCGCTCGCGGGCGTCAGCCTGAGCGTGCACCCCGGCGAGCTCGTCGCGGTCATGGGCCCGAGCGGCTCGGGCAAGTCGACGCTGCTCAACCTCGCTGGTGGCCTCGACCGGGCCACGTCCGGCCGCGTGGTCATCGAGGGGCAGGAGATCAACTCCCTCACCCCCCGTGAGCTCGCGGCGCTGAGGCGGCGCCACGTCGGCTTCGTCTTCCAGGACTACAACCTGATCCCGGCCCTCACCGCCGCAGAGAACGTGGCGCTGCCGCTCGAGCTCGACGGCCAGCGGGTGCGTGCGGCGCGACGCTCCGCCGTCGAGTCGCTCGAGCTGATGGGGCTGGCCGACCTCGTCGACCGATACCCCGACCAGCTGTCCGGTGGCCAGCAGCAGCGGGTCGCCTTCGCCCGGGCACTCGTCGGCGGTCGCCGGCTCGTCCTCGCCGACGAGCCCACCGGCGCCCTCGACACCCACACGGGTGAGGAGGTGCTGCGCGTGCTCCGCGAGCGCTGCGACGCCGGGACCGGCGGCCTGCTCGTCACCCACGAGGCACGGCACGCGGCATGGGCCGACCGGGTCGTCTTCCTGCGCGACGGCATCGTCGTCGACACCACCGGTGACCCCTCGGACGCCGAGGACCTGCTCGAGACCGAGCAGGTCCGATGA
- a CDS encoding IS110 family transposase: MQSATSTTLPETPLNDVTAGIDWAVDDHAACIVDGRGREIARVMVEHTTTGLRDLVIFLAKHGVDEVAIERPDGPIIDVLLEAELTVVVISPNQVKNLRGRYGSAGNKDDRFDAFVLADTLRTDRARLRRLEPDTQATTALRRACRTRKDLVAHRVAAANQLRAHLSIVFPGAVGLFADLDSEISLAFIARFDTQERADWLSPARLGKWLASVGYSGRTDPAVLHAHLTQAPRGLTGPAATAEAGSTHAMIALLTTLVEQIKILGRQIGDQLDAHADGHIFTSLPRSGRVRAARLLAEIGDCRAKYPTPESLACLAGVAPSTRQSGKMRVVGFRWACDKQLRDAVTDFAGGSRHANLWAADLYDRSRARGHDHAHAVRILARAWLYVIWHCWQDNAAYDPDKHHALQRVLTIRRATQNQAA, encoded by the coding sequence ATGCAGTCTGCCACCAGCACCACCCTGCCCGAAACCCCACTCAACGACGTCACGGCCGGCATCGATTGGGCCGTGGATGACCACGCCGCGTGCATCGTCGACGGCCGCGGCCGCGAAATAGCGCGCGTCATGGTCGAACACACCACGACCGGCCTGCGCGACCTGGTCATCTTCCTGGCCAAGCACGGCGTCGATGAGGTCGCCATCGAACGACCCGACGGGCCGATCATCGACGTCCTCCTCGAGGCCGAACTGACGGTGGTGGTGATCAGCCCCAACCAGGTCAAGAACCTGCGCGGCCGGTACGGCTCGGCCGGCAACAAGGACGACCGCTTCGACGCGTTCGTGCTCGCCGACACCCTGCGCACCGACCGGGCCCGGCTGCGCCGACTGGAGCCGGACACCCAGGCCACCACGGCGCTGCGCCGCGCCTGCCGCACCCGCAAGGACCTCGTGGCCCACCGGGTCGCCGCCGCCAACCAGCTGCGCGCCCACCTGAGCATCGTCTTCCCCGGCGCGGTGGGCCTGTTCGCCGACCTCGACTCCGAGATCAGCCTGGCCTTCATCGCCCGCTTCGATACCCAAGAGCGCGCCGACTGGCTCTCTCCCGCCCGGCTGGGCAAGTGGCTGGCCTCGGTCGGCTACAGCGGCCGCACCGACCCTGCCGTGCTCCACGCCCACCTGACCCAGGCACCCAGGGGCCTGACCGGCCCGGCGGCCACCGCCGAGGCCGGCAGCACCCACGCGATGATCGCGCTGCTGACGACCCTGGTCGAGCAGATCAAGATCCTGGGCCGCCAGATCGGCGACCAGCTCGACGCCCACGCCGACGGGCACATCTTCACCAGCCTGCCCCGCTCCGGACGCGTACGCGCCGCCCGGCTGCTGGCCGAGATCGGCGACTGCCGCGCCAAGTACCCCACCCCCGAATCCCTGGCCTGCCTGGCCGGCGTCGCGCCCTCGACCCGACAATCCGGCAAGATGCGCGTCGTCGGCTTCCGCTGGGCCTGCGACAAGCAACTGCGCGACGCCGTCACCGACTTCGCCGGCGGCAGCCGACACGCCAACCTCTGGGCCGCCGACCTCTACGACCGGTCCCGAGCCCGCGGACACGATCACGCCCACGCCGTGCGCATCCTCGCCCGCGCCTGGCTCTACGTCATCTGGCACTGCTGGCAAGACAACGCTGCCTACGACCCCGACAAGCACCACGCGCTCCAACGCGTCCTGACCATCCGACGAGCCACCCAAAACCAGGCGGCTTGA
- a CDS encoding PadR family transcriptional regulator, with amino-acid sequence MSVRLGILALLAEDNMYGAQLRAEFEARTGGTWPLNIGQVYTTLTRLERDGLVTQTGGPDGEGRIAYALTTAGRAEVDGWWLTPVDRSSTPRDELVIKLALSVTAVGVDVTRVVQTQRTATLRHLRDLTKLKRSAATETETDLAWLLVLDNLIFTSEAEVRWLDHVESTLARYSSLPRRAATADARTSTPDRTQVRR; translated from the coding sequence ATGTCGGTCCGACTGGGGATCCTTGCGCTGCTGGCGGAGGACAACATGTACGGCGCGCAGCTGCGCGCAGAGTTCGAGGCACGCACGGGCGGGACGTGGCCGCTCAACATCGGACAGGTCTACACGACCCTGACCCGCCTCGAGCGGGACGGTCTCGTCACGCAGACCGGCGGGCCCGATGGCGAAGGGAGGATCGCCTACGCCCTCACCACGGCCGGCCGCGCCGAGGTCGACGGCTGGTGGCTGACACCGGTCGACCGGAGCAGCACCCCGCGGGACGAGCTGGTCATCAAGCTGGCCCTGTCGGTCACCGCCGTCGGTGTGGACGTCACCAGGGTCGTCCAGACCCAGCGGACCGCCACCCTGCGCCACCTGCGGGACCTGACGAAGCTCAAGCGGTCGGCGGCGACCGAGACCGAGACCGACCTCGCGTGGCTGCTCGTGCTCGACAACCTCATCTTCACCTCAGAAGCCGAGGTCCGGTGGCTCGACCACGTCGAGTCCACGCTCGCGCGCTACTCCTCGCTCCCCCGGCGGGCCGCCACCGCGGACGCCCGGACGAGCACCCCCGACCGGACGCAGGTGCGGCGATGA
- a CDS encoding FtsX-like permease family protein produces the protein MWAALRHRRGQVIALALVSALVATCAVFAPVFARSIDQALLRVHVTEADPATSATTLTRPRTSTTPQLMPQSVVDLVPADLARVSQEPISGLRYATDVVPRQGKRASPVVLRTRTDLCGHVEVTGRCPDAAGEVLVSAADATTWGWRAGTTLAAPQAKYSRFDPDLPDVELTVVGTYTAPQEDPAYWLSDRPDGKSGVPQPDLDNLPGVDDIFTDEETFAEALPTAAVTVDLPLDPATATLDSLPLAAASVDRLAQDHEEVTIDDSAGELVDGIATGRSQTAVIVPFVMVQLALLSVLVLFLVAQAAVDQRRHDVALARLRGRSRSGARRLLLTELGVPVLLGLPIGCAAALGLAVLVRRAMLPADIPFEIPLAVVPWLVGALVASVVTVHLAARPVLREPVNDLLRSVRPSAAAGAPVAEVVVVVLAVLGVAGLATGALSGPAALATPTLLAIAVGVLAARLVPRLAARRARSAMRRGRVAAAIAGHAIGRRPAARRVLVVTTVATAVAVFGANAVVVADRNRMARAELETGAPAVVTVDSPSAPALIAAADALEEHDIVAAPVAMIRPRDGGAAATMATDPQRLLEVAHSDTVRGLDVATLALPDQEPIVLPAGSVTGAVSWDFVISTGDVAPTLVADLTTPQGDKRSADLATLGPRPAGTRHVDAPLFCSDGCRLAGLRVSTSGFAGAEVKGSVTVTGLAVDGTALPVTGDGVWSSSKAADGTGLQVTTQGKGLHLEVSAADGADVSAHVADVPRPMPAIVSGDVAQQGAVLQVLDIAGGQTEVRADQHVRALPGTTDRGVLLSLPALARVTGELDTTRTERQLWLADASPAAIAEVERVLEQDGVAVRSVRTTAEADTVYDDSASGWGLQLALLGGALAVILAGLVLLILAITGWRAAVSDLAALRISGVGRRAAARALRTEHLTSVAVGVLLGALCALAGAWIALPALPLFTSPAAVPALDFAPAWLAVAAATVVVALVLLVIAWLLSVAVLRRVRLSAAKGEPT, from the coding sequence ATGTGGGCAGCGTTGCGCCACCGCCGAGGGCAGGTCATCGCCCTTGCCCTCGTGTCGGCGCTGGTCGCCACCTGCGCCGTCTTCGCCCCCGTCTTCGCCCGCAGCATCGACCAGGCCCTGCTGCGCGTGCACGTCACCGAGGCCGACCCGGCGACCTCCGCGACGACCCTGACCCGGCCGCGGACCTCGACCACGCCGCAGCTCATGCCCCAGAGCGTCGTCGACCTCGTACCCGCAGACCTGGCTCGGGTGTCGCAGGAGCCGATCTCCGGTCTGCGGTACGCCACCGATGTCGTGCCGCGCCAGGGCAAGCGCGCCTCGCCGGTCGTCCTGCGCACCCGCACGGACCTGTGCGGCCACGTCGAGGTGACCGGACGCTGCCCCGACGCCGCCGGTGAGGTGCTCGTGTCCGCCGCCGACGCCACGACGTGGGGCTGGCGAGCGGGGACGACGCTGGCCGCTCCGCAGGCGAAGTACTCGCGCTTCGACCCGGACCTGCCGGACGTCGAGCTCACCGTGGTCGGGACCTACACGGCACCGCAGGAGGACCCGGCCTACTGGCTGAGCGACCGACCGGACGGCAAGTCGGGGGTCCCCCAGCCCGACCTGGACAACCTGCCCGGGGTGGACGACATCTTCACCGACGAGGAGACCTTCGCCGAGGCCCTCCCGACGGCCGCCGTCACCGTCGACCTCCCGCTGGACCCGGCCACGGCGACGCTCGACTCCCTTCCCCTGGCTGCGGCCTCCGTGGACCGGCTGGCACAGGACCACGAGGAGGTGACCATCGACGACTCCGCCGGCGAGCTCGTCGACGGCATCGCGACCGGCCGCAGCCAGACGGCCGTGATCGTCCCCTTCGTCATGGTGCAGCTCGCGCTGCTGTCGGTCCTCGTCCTCTTCCTCGTCGCCCAGGCGGCCGTCGACCAGCGCCGTCACGACGTCGCCCTGGCCCGGCTGCGCGGTCGCTCCCGCTCGGGTGCCCGGCGGCTGCTGCTCACCGAGCTCGGCGTGCCGGTGCTGCTCGGGCTGCCCATCGGCTGCGCGGCCGCGCTCGGTCTGGCGGTGCTCGTGCGCCGGGCGATGCTGCCGGCCGACATCCCCTTCGAGATCCCGCTCGCGGTGGTGCCGTGGCTCGTCGGGGCGCTCGTCGCGTCCGTCGTCACGGTGCATCTCGCCGCGCGACCGGTGCTGCGCGAGCCGGTCAACGACCTGCTGCGCTCGGTGCGGCCGAGCGCCGCCGCGGGAGCCCCGGTCGCCGAGGTCGTGGTCGTCGTCCTCGCGGTGCTCGGCGTCGCCGGCCTGGCCACCGGTGCCCTCAGCGGGCCTGCGGCACTGGCGACCCCGACGCTCCTGGCCATCGCCGTCGGGGTCCTCGCCGCTCGACTCGTCCCTCGCCTGGCTGCCCGTCGGGCCCGCTCGGCGATGCGCCGCGGACGGGTCGCCGCGGCGATCGCCGGGCACGCGATCGGGCGACGTCCGGCCGCCCGGCGCGTCCTCGTCGTGACGACGGTGGCGACGGCCGTCGCGGTCTTCGGGGCCAACGCCGTCGTCGTCGCCGACCGCAACCGGATGGCCCGGGCCGAGCTCGAGACGGGTGCGCCGGCCGTCGTGACCGTGGACTCACCCTCTGCCCCGGCCCTGATCGCGGCGGCCGACGCGCTCGAGGAGCACGACATCGTGGCCGCGCCGGTCGCCATGATCCGGCCACGGGACGGCGGCGCCGCCGCCACGATGGCGACGGACCCGCAGCGGCTGCTCGAGGTGGCCCACTCCGACACCGTCCGCGGGCTCGACGTGGCCACGCTCGCCCTGCCCGACCAGGAGCCGATCGTCCTGCCCGCCGGCTCCGTCACGGGCGCGGTCTCCTGGGACTTCGTGATCTCCACGGGCGACGTGGCGCCCACCCTGGTCGCGGACCTGACCACGCCGCAGGGCGACAAGCGCTCGGCCGACCTCGCCACCCTCGGTCCCCGCCCCGCGGGCACCCGGCACGTCGACGCGCCGCTCTTCTGCTCCGACGGGTGCCGACTCGCCGGACTGCGCGTGAGCACCTCCGGATTCGCCGGGGCGGAGGTCAAGGGGAGCGTCACCGTGACCGGACTCGCCGTCGACGGGACGGCGCTGCCGGTGACCGGTGACGGAGTCTGGTCGTCGAGCAAGGCCGCCGACGGCACCGGGCTGCAGGTCACGACGCAGGGCAAGGGCCTGCACCTCGAGGTCTCTGCGGCAGACGGGGCCGACGTCTCCGCCCACGTCGCCGACGTCCCGCGACCGATGCCGGCCATCGTCTCCGGTGACGTGGCCCAGCAGGGTGCGGTGCTCCAGGTGCTCGACATCGCCGGCGGCCAGACCGAGGTGCGCGCCGACCAGCACGTCAGGGCCCTCCCCGGCACCACGGACCGAGGCGTGCTCCTATCCCTTCCCGCCCTCGCCCGTGTGACGGGTGAGCTGGACACCACCCGGACCGAGCGCCAGCTGTGGCTCGCCGACGCGTCCCCCGCGGCGATCGCCGAGGTCGAGCGGGTGCTCGAGCAGGACGGGGTCGCCGTGCGCTCGGTGCGGACCACCGCCGAGGCCGACACCGTCTACGACGACTCCGCCTCCGGCTGGGGCCTGCAGCTCGCGCTGCTCGGCGGAGCGCTCGCCGTCATCCTCGCCGGGCTGGTCCTGCTCATCCTCGCGATCACCGGGTGGCGGGCGGCCGTCAGCGACCTCGCGGCCCTGCGCATCAGCGGTGTGGGCCGGCGCGCGGCCGCCCGTGCGCTGCGCACCGAGCACCTGACGAGCGTGGCGGTCGGCGTCCTCCTCGGTGCCCTGTGTGCCCTCGCCGGCGCGTGGATCGCGCTGCCCGCGCTCCCGCTCTTCACCTCGCCGGCGGCCGTCCCCGCGCTCGACTTCGCGCCCGCGTGGCTCGCCGTGGCCGCGGCCACCGTGGTGGTCGCGCTCGTCCTGCTCGTCATCGCCTGGCTGCTGTCCGTCGCCGTCCTGCGCCGGGTGCGTCTCTCCGCGGCGAAAGGGGAGCCGACGTGA
- a CDS encoding ABC transporter ATP-binding protein: MSGLPVRTHGLVHIYRAEGHDVAALSGVDLTVAAGERVALLGPSGAGKSTLLALFGGLLRPSAGRIHVGEHELSVMSEAQIDAFRAGEVGIVLQVAARNHLPWLTARGNIEFAQRPARRSGRTVPAVAELLDLLRLDAVADAPLESLTPGQLQLAALAVALASGPGLLLGDEPTSQLDHDSRDVVLEAVAEVGRTLGTTVVVVTHDPDVARAFPRTVTIRDGRVGGEGRSGEEYSVVAADGSLPLPAPAVEAFPPGTLVRVHRTGEGTWQLIAEETDA, from the coding sequence GTGAGCGGGCTGCCCGTGCGCACCCACGGTCTGGTGCACATCTATCGCGCAGAGGGGCACGACGTCGCGGCGCTCTCGGGCGTCGACCTCACCGTCGCAGCCGGCGAGCGCGTCGCGCTCCTCGGGCCCAGCGGTGCCGGCAAGTCGACGCTGCTGGCGCTCTTCGGCGGGCTGCTGCGCCCCAGCGCCGGACGGATCCACGTCGGCGAGCACGAGCTGTCCGTGATGTCGGAGGCCCAGATCGACGCCTTCCGCGCCGGTGAGGTCGGTATCGTCCTGCAGGTCGCCGCGCGCAACCACCTGCCGTGGCTCACCGCCCGGGGCAACATCGAGTTCGCCCAGCGTCCGGCCCGCCGCAGCGGTCGCACCGTCCCCGCCGTGGCGGAGCTGCTCGACCTGCTGCGGCTGGACGCGGTGGCCGACGCCCCTCTCGAGTCGCTCACGCCCGGTCAGCTCCAGCTCGCGGCGCTCGCCGTGGCGCTGGCCAGCGGCCCGGGGCTGCTGCTCGGTGACGAGCCGACCAGCCAGCTCGACCACGACTCCCGTGATGTCGTGCTCGAGGCCGTGGCAGAGGTGGGCCGCACACTCGGGACGACGGTCGTGGTCGTCACCCACGACCCGGACGTGGCCCGCGCCTTCCCCCGCACCGTCACGATCCGCGACGGGCGCGTCGGGGGCGAGGGCCGCAGCGGCGAGGAGTACTCCGTCGTGGCCGCCGACGGCTCGTTGCCCCTGCCGGCACCAGCCGTCGAGGCCTTCCCGCCGGGGACGCTCGTGCGGGTGCACCGCACGGGCGAGGGGACCTGGCAGCTGATCGCCGAGGAGACGGACGCATGA
- a CDS encoding ABC transporter ATP-binding protein — protein sequence MTEQMTGRLVLHDVSVRYGDVVAVDAATASAAPGEITAVTGHSGAGKTSLLWAIGGMLDDGRSDGSISLGDKTIGDEATSRSAGAVLIPQGSALAEVLTARDNIAIPLVAAGMSGGEASALADRTLASVGLAEHGGHLAEELSGGQRQRVAVARGLALSSLRLESGSAVLLADEPTSELDHDTRELVVGLLQDIARRGGIVLLATHDPEVAEVAAATWHLEDGRLTATARP from the coding sequence ATGACGGAGCAGATGACCGGCCGGTTGGTGCTGCACGACGTGAGCGTGCGCTACGGCGACGTCGTGGCGGTCGACGCAGCGACCGCGAGCGCGGCGCCGGGCGAGATCACCGCCGTCACAGGGCACTCGGGAGCCGGCAAGACCTCGCTGCTGTGGGCCATCGGCGGGATGCTCGACGACGGGCGGTCCGACGGGTCGATCTCGCTGGGGGACAAGACGATCGGTGACGAGGCCACGTCACGCAGTGCTGGCGCGGTGCTCATCCCCCAGGGCAGTGCGCTCGCCGAGGTGCTCACGGCGCGCGACAACATCGCGATCCCGCTCGTGGCCGCGGGCATGTCGGGGGGCGAGGCGAGCGCCCTCGCGGACCGGACGCTCGCGTCGGTGGGCCTCGCCGAGCACGGCGGTCACCTCGCCGAGGAGCTCTCCGGAGGCCAGCGGCAGCGCGTGGCCGTGGCCCGCGGACTGGCGCTGTCCTCCCTTCGCCTCGAGTCGGGGAGTGCGGTGCTGCTCGCTGACGAGCCGACCTCGGAGCTCGACCACGACACCCGTGAGCTCGTCGTCGGCCTGCTGCAGGACATCGCCCGCCGCGGCGGGATCGTGCTGCTCGCGACCCACGACCCGGAGGTCGCCGAGGTCGCCGCTGCCACGTGGCACCTGGAGGACGGCCGCCTCACCGCGACCGCACGACCTTAA
- a CDS encoding NAD(P)H-quinone oxidoreductase — MRGIAITEPGDADVLQIADVDAPTAGPGQVVVDMVAAGVNRADVMQRLGHYPPPKGASPLPGLEVSGTIREVGPDVEGWSVGDEVCALVDGGGYAEQVLVPAAQLLPVPKGVSVTDAAGLPEVACTVWSNVFMTANLQPGETFLVHGGSSGIGTMATQLATAAGARVAVTAGSQDKLDVCRELGADILVNYKEQDFVDEVREATDGHGADVILDLMGAKYLPRNVDLLATSGRLVVIGLMGGRTGELDLGKMLSKRAAVIATSLRARPAAEKAAIVAAVHEHVWPLIEDGAVRPIIQGTHPLDRAADAHRELEASGHIGKILLTA, encoded by the coding sequence ATGCGCGGCATCGCCATCACCGAGCCGGGTGACGCCGACGTCCTGCAGATCGCGGACGTCGACGCGCCGACCGCCGGTCCCGGCCAAGTCGTCGTCGACATGGTGGCCGCCGGGGTCAACCGCGCCGACGTCATGCAGCGCCTGGGGCACTACCCACCGCCGAAGGGGGCCTCCCCCCTTCCCGGTCTCGAGGTCTCGGGCACGATCCGCGAGGTCGGCCCCGACGTCGAGGGCTGGTCCGTCGGTGACGAGGTGTGTGCCCTCGTCGACGGCGGCGGCTACGCGGAGCAGGTCCTGGTGCCGGCCGCCCAGCTGCTGCCCGTGCCGAAGGGGGTCTCCGTCACCGACGCCGCCGGGTTGCCCGAGGTGGCGTGCACGGTGTGGTCCAACGTCTTCATGACCGCCAACCTGCAGCCGGGCGAGACCTTCCTCGTCCACGGCGGGTCGTCCGGGATCGGCACGATGGCGACCCAGCTGGCCACGGCGGCCGGTGCACGCGTCGCCGTCACCGCCGGGTCGCAGGACAAGCTCGACGTCTGCCGCGAGCTGGGTGCGGACATCCTGGTCAACTACAAGGAGCAGGACTTCGTCGACGAGGTGCGCGAGGCGACGGACGGCCACGGTGCCGACGTCATCCTCGACCTCATGGGGGCGAAGTACCTCCCCCGCAATGTCGACCTGCTCGCCACGTCCGGCCGGCTCGTCGTCATCGGGCTCATGGGTGGCCGCACGGGCGAGCTCGACCTGGGCAAGATGCTCAGCAAGCGCGCCGCGGTCATCGCCACCTCGCTGCGGGCCCGGCCCGCAGCCGAGAAGGCCGCGATCGTCGCAGCCGTGCACGAGCACGTCTGGCCGCTCATCGAGGACGGCGCCGTCCGGCCGATCATCCAGGGCACCCACCCCCTGGACCGCGCCGCCGACGCGCACCGCGAGCTCGAGGCGAGCGGTCACATCGGCAAGATCCTGCTCACTGCCTGA
- a CDS encoding DUF4235 domain-containing protein gives MLSTHRVGELLVHRIYAKGRSAVGNMVWKILGTGSAIVAGIVANKVVAIVWSRFGSGQDIDPNNPENPIGEAIAFAALAGLAMGLARTMATRQAASFYKKSSGHLPDAMLGLKDEIDKVS, from the coding sequence ATGTTGTCCACGCACCGGGTGGGCGAGCTCCTCGTCCACCGCATCTACGCGAAGGGCAGGTCCGCTGTGGGCAACATGGTCTGGAAGATCCTCGGCACCGGTTCCGCGATCGTCGCCGGCATCGTCGCCAACAAGGTCGTGGCGATCGTGTGGTCACGCTTCGGCAGTGGCCAGGACATCGACCCCAACAACCCTGAGAACCCCATCGGTGAGGCCATCGCCTTCGCCGCGCTGGCCGGTCTGGCGATGGGTCTGGCACGCACGATGGCCACGCGTCAGGCGGCCTCCTTCTACAAGAAGTCCTCCGGCCACCTCCCCGACGCCATGCTCGGCCTCAAGGATGAGATCGACAAGGTCTCCTGA
- a CDS encoding ECF transporter S component: MSTTTTPAAERARTVLATGQLMGWRTVDLLTIAFLGVAFGVAYWGYGLLYNGPISALGLAFQPLFGLFVGFWFIAGVVGGLVVRRPGAALACELIAAIVSALFGNQWGVTTVVSGLAQGLGAELAFAIFAYKAFGPAVAVLAGALSAPLEWVYEAYAYFADWTWAWKLAYLPLMVVSGIVIAGVGGWLLTRALAQAGALNPFPPGQEVLERKAV; the protein is encoded by the coding sequence ATGTCCACCACCACGACCCCGGCCGCCGAGCGCGCCCGGACCGTCCTCGCCACCGGCCAGCTCATGGGCTGGCGCACCGTCGACCTGCTGACCATCGCCTTCCTCGGCGTGGCCTTCGGCGTCGCCTACTGGGGCTACGGCCTCCTCTACAACGGCCCGATCTCCGCGCTCGGCCTGGCCTTCCAGCCGCTCTTCGGACTCTTCGTCGGCTTCTGGTTCATCGCCGGCGTCGTCGGTGGGCTCGTCGTCCGCCGTCCCGGTGCCGCGCTGGCCTGCGAGCTGATCGCGGCGATCGTCTCGGCACTCTTCGGCAACCAGTGGGGCGTCACGACGGTCGTCTCCGGGCTCGCCCAGGGCCTCGGCGCCGAGCTGGCCTTCGCGATCTTCGCCTACAAGGCCTTCGGCCCGGCCGTCGCGGTCCTCGCTGGCGCGCTCTCGGCACCGCTCGAGTGGGTCTACGAGGCGTACGCCTACTTCGCCGACTGGACCTGGGCGTGGAAGCTCGCCTACCTGCCCCTCATGGTCGTCTCCGGCATCGTCATCGCCGGCGTCGGCGGGTGGCTGCTCACCCGGGCGCTGGCGCAGGCGGGCGCGCTCAACCCCTTCCCCCCGGGCCAGGAGGTCCTCGAGCGGAAGGCCGTCTGA